The proteins below are encoded in one region of Pseudomonas ekonensis:
- a CDS encoding LysR substrate-binding domain-containing protein: MNPRTLTPSMSLLLAFEAAARHESYTRAAHELSLTQSAVSRQVQILEKMLGMRLFTREGRRVILTDVGRMYQRELAEALGQIRSATLQAMAFGSGIHSLRLATLPTFGSKWLLPRLKDFYTAHPGMTVHLHSRIEAIDFDTSEIDAAICVGGGDWPGLTAHRLHTEELVAIASAQLTETERQAAERQIADQLLLNVSSNAQAWAEWFSHHALPHRRMRIGPSFEMTSHLIQAVRANIGVGLVPRILVEDELQNGELLQLGEPITSRRSYYLVYPARNESLPSLKAFRDWLVQTL, encoded by the coding sequence ATGAATCCGCGAACCCTCACCCCCTCGATGTCGTTGCTGCTGGCCTTTGAGGCCGCCGCCCGCCACGAAAGCTACACCCGCGCCGCCCATGAGCTGTCGCTGACCCAGAGCGCGGTCAGCCGTCAGGTGCAGATCCTGGAAAAGATGCTCGGCATGCGCCTGTTCACCCGCGAAGGCCGGCGGGTGATCCTCACCGACGTCGGGCGCATGTACCAGCGCGAGCTGGCCGAAGCCCTCGGCCAGATCCGCAGCGCCACCTTGCAGGCCATGGCGTTCGGCTCCGGCATCCACAGCCTGCGGCTGGCGACGCTGCCGACCTTCGGCTCGAAATGGCTGCTGCCGCGCCTGAAGGACTTCTACACCGCCCACCCCGGCATGACCGTGCACCTGCATTCGCGCATCGAAGCCATCGACTTCGACACCAGCGAGATCGACGCGGCGATCTGCGTCGGCGGCGGCGACTGGCCGGGCCTGACGGCCCATCGCCTGCACACCGAAGAACTGGTGGCCATCGCCAGTGCGCAACTGACCGAAACCGAACGCCAGGCCGCCGAGCGGCAGATCGCCGACCAACTGCTGCTCAATGTCAGCAGCAACGCCCAGGCCTGGGCCGAATGGTTCAGCCATCACGCGCTGCCCCACCGCCGCATGCGCATCGGCCCGAGCTTCGAGATGACCTCGCACCTGATCCAAGCCGTGCGCGCCAACATCGGCGTCGGCCTGGTGCCCAGGATCCTGGTGGAGGACGAACTGCAGAACGGCGAGCTGCTGCAACTGGGCGAACCGATCACCAGCCGCCGCAGCTACTACCTGGTGTACCCGGCGCGCAACGAATCGCTGCCGTCGCTGAAGGCGTTCCGGGACTGGCTGGTGCAGACGCTCTGA
- the ydiJ gene encoding D-2-hydroxyglutarate dehydrogenase YdiJ, which translates to MIAQLSPVAALNADYQRFLQALKDQGFKGEISADYASRVVLATDNSIYQRLPQAAVFPRDADDVALLARLIAEPAHRQVVVTPRGGGTGTNGQSLTDGLVVDLSRHMNRILEINVEQRWVRVQAGVVKDQLNAALKASGLFFAPELSTSNRATVGGMINTDASGQGSCTYGKTRDHVLELHMVLRGGERLHGHPLAEPQLAEQCARQDRVGEVYRCARQIIDEQSELIRERFPDLNRCLTGYDLAHLREADGRFNLNSVLCGAEGSLGFVVEAKLNVLPIPKHTMLVNIRYAGFMEALRDARALMALKPLSIETVDSKVLMLAMQDIVWHGVAEYFPESADQPTRGINLVEFCGDDPDDLQRRVEAFLGHLGSDATVQRLGHTLAVGQAAVNKVYGMRKRAVGLLGNVAGEARPQPFVEDTAVPPQHLAEYIAELRDLLDSHHLQYGMFGHVDAGVLHVRPILDMKDPQQAALVRPVSDGVAALTQRYGGLLWGEHGKGLRSEYAPAFFGDLYPALQALKAAFDPFNQFNPGKIATPDIPGAALLKIDEVTLRGELDRQIDEKVWQDYGAAMHCNGNGACYNFDPDDAMCPSWKATRQRAQSPKGRASLIREWLRLQGAAGVDVLAEGTRRPPFFANLLQRWRNGRSEGADFSHEVYDAMAGCLACKSCAGQCPVKINVPDFRSRFLELYHTRYLRPLRDYLIASLEYSMPFLARVPLIYNGVMGSAFSRRMLERLGGMVDVPLLSRFDFHGAMRRWHVQPATVPVLSALTQAQRERSVVLVQDAFTRYFEAPLLADLVELISRLGYQVYLAPFSANGKPLHVQGFLSAFNRAALRNAGQLRGLADLGVQLVGLDPAMTLVYRQEYLKVPGMERCPEVALVQEWLLKAMPERSGLPAVDGFRLLAHCTEKTNAAAATRQWEQVFERVGLKLATQATGCCGMSGTYGHEARNRATSAVIYEQSWARQVEAPAERGEALATGYSCRSQAKRQSERALRHPLQVLLERLRTV; encoded by the coding sequence ATGATTGCCCAGCTGTCGCCTGTCGCCGCCTTGAACGCCGATTACCAACGATTCCTTCAGGCCCTGAAGGATCAGGGCTTCAAGGGCGAAATCAGCGCCGACTACGCCAGCCGCGTGGTGCTGGCCACCGACAACTCGATCTACCAGCGCTTGCCGCAGGCGGCGGTGTTCCCTCGGGATGCCGATGATGTGGCGCTGCTGGCGCGGTTGATCGCCGAACCTGCCCATCGCCAGGTGGTGGTGACGCCACGGGGCGGCGGCACCGGCACCAACGGCCAGTCGCTGACCGACGGCCTCGTCGTCGACCTGTCGCGGCACATGAACCGCATCCTTGAGATCAACGTGGAGCAGCGCTGGGTGCGGGTGCAGGCGGGCGTGGTGAAAGACCAGCTCAACGCCGCGCTCAAGGCCTCCGGGCTGTTTTTCGCCCCGGAACTGTCCACCTCCAACCGCGCCACCGTCGGCGGGATGATCAACACCGACGCCAGCGGTCAGGGCAGCTGCACCTACGGCAAGACCCGCGACCACGTGCTGGAACTGCACATGGTGCTGCGCGGCGGCGAGCGCCTGCACGGGCATCCGTTGGCAGAGCCGCAGTTGGCCGAGCAGTGCGCCCGCCAGGATCGCGTCGGCGAGGTCTACCGTTGCGCGCGGCAGATCATCGACGAACAGAGCGAGCTGATCCGCGAACGCTTCCCCGACCTGAACCGTTGCCTGACCGGCTACGACCTGGCGCACCTGCGCGAGGCCGACGGGCGCTTCAACCTCAACAGCGTGCTGTGCGGCGCCGAGGGCTCGCTGGGGTTCGTGGTGGAAGCCAAGCTCAACGTGCTGCCGATCCCCAAGCACACGATGCTGGTGAACATCCGCTACGCCGGCTTCATGGAGGCCCTGCGCGATGCCCGGGCGCTGATGGCGCTCAAGCCGCTGTCGATCGAGACCGTGGACTCCAAAGTGCTGATGCTGGCGATGCAGGACATCGTCTGGCACGGCGTCGCCGAATACTTTCCGGAAAGCGCCGACCAGCCGACCCGGGGCATCAACCTGGTGGAGTTCTGCGGCGATGACCCGGACGACCTGCAACGCCGGGTCGAGGCCTTCCTCGGGCACCTGGGCAGCGACGCCACGGTGCAGCGCCTGGGCCACACGCTCGCGGTGGGCCAGGCGGCGGTGAACAAGGTCTACGGCATGCGCAAGCGGGCGGTGGGCCTGCTCGGCAACGTTGCCGGCGAGGCACGGCCGCAGCCGTTCGTCGAGGACACCGCCGTGCCGCCGCAGCACCTGGCCGAGTACATCGCCGAACTGCGCGACCTGCTCGACAGCCACCATTTGCAATACGGCATGTTCGGCCACGTCGATGCCGGCGTGCTGCACGTGCGGCCGATCCTCGACATGAAGGATCCGCAGCAGGCGGCGCTGGTGCGCCCGGTGTCCGACGGCGTGGCCGCGCTGACCCAACGCTACGGCGGCCTGCTGTGGGGCGAGCACGGCAAGGGCCTGCGTTCGGAATACGCGCCGGCGTTCTTCGGCGACCTGTACCCGGCGCTGCAAGCGCTGAAGGCGGCGTTCGACCCGTTCAACCAGTTCAACCCCGGCAAGATCGCCACCCCGGATATCCCCGGCGCCGCCTTGCTGAAGATCGACGAAGTGACCCTGCGCGGCGAGCTGGACCGGCAGATCGACGAAAAGGTCTGGCAGGACTACGGCGCGGCGATGCACTGCAACGGCAACGGCGCCTGCTACAACTTCGATCCGGACGACGCCATGTGCCCGTCGTGGAAGGCCACCCGCCAGCGTGCGCAATCGCCCAAGGGCCGGGCGTCGCTGATCCGCGAATGGCTGCGCCTGCAAGGCGCGGCCGGGGTCGATGTGCTGGCTGAAGGCACGCGCCGGCCGCCGTTTTTCGCCAACCTGTTGCAGCGCTGGCGCAACGGCCGCAGCGAGGGCGCGGACTTCTCCCATGAGGTGTACGACGCCATGGCCGGTTGCCTGGCGTGCAAGTCCTGCGCGGGGCAGTGCCCGGTGAAGATCAACGTGCCGGACTTCCGTTCGCGTTTCCTGGAGCTATACCACACCCGCTACCTGCGGCCGCTGCGCGATTACCTGATCGCCTCGCTGGAGTACAGCATGCCGTTCCTGGCGCGGGTGCCGCTGATCTACAACGGTGTGATGGGGTCGGCGTTCAGCCGGCGGATGCTGGAGCGCCTCGGCGGCATGGTCGATGTGCCGCTGCTCAGCCGTTTCGACTTCCATGGGGCGATGCGTCGTTGGCACGTGCAGCCGGCCACGGTGCCGGTGCTGTCGGCGCTGACCCAGGCGCAGCGCGAACGCAGCGTGGTGCTGGTGCAGGATGCGTTCACCCGTTACTTCGAGGCGCCGCTGCTGGCGGACCTGGTCGAGCTGATCTCGCGCCTGGGCTATCAGGTTTACCTGGCGCCGTTCAGCGCCAACGGCAAGCCGCTGCATGTGCAGGGCTTCCTGTCGGCGTTCAACCGTGCGGCGTTGCGCAACGCCGGGCAGTTGCGCGGGTTGGCCGATCTCGGCGTGCAGTTGGTGGGACTGGATCCGGCCATGACCCTGGTCTATCGCCAGGAGTACCTCAAGGTGCCGGGGATGGAGCGCTGCCCGGAAGTGGCGCTGGTGCAGGAGTGGCTGCTCAAGGCGATGCCCGAGCGCAGCGGTTTGCCGGCGGTGGACGGCTTCCGCCTGTTGGCGCACTGCACTGAGAAGACCAACGCTGCGGCGGCGACCCGGCAGTGGGAGCAGGTGTTCGAACGTGTCGGCCTCAAGCTCGCGACCCAGGCGACCGGCTGCTGCGGGATGTCCGGCACCTACGGCCATGAGGCGCGCAACCGCGCAACCTCGGCGGTGATCTACGAACAGTCCTGGGCGCGGCAGGTCGAAGCGCCGGCGGAGCGGGGCGAGGCGCTGGCCACCGGCTATTCGTGCCGCAGCCAGGCCAAGCGCCAGTCGGAGCGGGCGCTGCGCCATCCGTTGCAAGTGCTGCTGGAGCGTCTGCGCACCGTTTGA
- a CDS encoding MFS transporter codes for MNTLQSPPDITVLARAAAKVKRHVLPLFVVMFIVNYIDRVNIGFVRSHLETDLGIGAAAYGLGAGLFFIGYALFEVPSNMLLQRYGARAWLTRIMFTWGAAAMAMAFVQGEISFYVLRFILGAAEAGFFPGIIYYFTQWLPASERGKTMAVFLSGSAIASVISGPVSGALLHISAMGLHGWQWMFLIEGAASVVLCGFVWFWLQSHPRQARWLSEEEREALVAAIADEQRARETAQTVKPSVFKLLADRQIALFCFIYFSIALTIYGATFWLPSMIKKMGNLGDFQVGLLNSIPWIISIAAMYGFAALAGKWKFQQAWVALTLVIAAVGMFVSTTGGPVFAFVAICFAAIGFKAASALFWPIPQSYLDARIAAAVIALINSIGNLGGFVAPTAFGFLEQTTGSIEGGLYGLAATSLVAAVVIFFARMAPGAKGQTPAKPGRDTAVATATKTAASH; via the coding sequence TTGAATACCCTCCAGAGTCCGCCGGACATCACTGTCCTCGCCCGGGCCGCCGCCAAGGTCAAGCGCCATGTGCTGCCGCTGTTCGTGGTGATGTTCATCGTCAACTACATCGACCGGGTCAACATCGGCTTCGTGCGCAGCCACCTGGAAACCGACCTGGGCATCGGCGCGGCCGCCTATGGGCTGGGCGCCGGGCTGTTCTTCATCGGCTACGCCCTGTTCGAAGTGCCGTCCAACATGCTCCTGCAGCGCTACGGCGCCCGCGCCTGGCTGACGCGGATCATGTTCACCTGGGGCGCCGCCGCCATGGCCATGGCGTTCGTGCAGGGCGAGATCAGTTTCTACGTGCTGCGCTTCATCCTCGGCGCCGCCGAGGCCGGTTTTTTTCCGGGGATCATCTACTACTTCACCCAGTGGCTGCCGGCGTCCGAGCGAGGCAAGACCATGGCGGTGTTCCTCAGCGGCTCGGCGATTGCGTCGGTGATTTCCGGGCCGGTGTCCGGGGCGCTGCTGCACATCAGCGCAATGGGCCTGCACGGCTGGCAGTGGATGTTCCTCATCGAAGGGGCCGCGTCGGTGGTGCTCTGCGGGTTCGTCTGGTTCTGGCTGCAATCGCACCCGCGCCAGGCCCGGTGGCTGAGCGAAGAAGAGCGCGAAGCGCTGGTGGCGGCGATCGCCGACGAGCAGCGGGCCCGGGAAACGGCCCAAACGGTGAAACCATCGGTGTTCAAGCTGTTGGCGGACCGGCAGATCGCGCTGTTCTGCTTCATCTATTTCTCCATCGCCCTGACCATCTACGGCGCGACCTTCTGGCTGCCGAGCATGATCAAGAAGATGGGCAACCTGGGCGACTTCCAGGTCGGCCTGCTCAATTCGATCCCGTGGATCATCTCCATCGCGGCGATGTACGGCTTTGCCGCGCTGGCCGGCAAATGGAAATTCCAGCAGGCCTGGGTGGCGTTGACCCTGGTGATCGCGGCGGTCGGCATGTTCGTTTCCACCACCGGCGGACCGGTGTTCGCCTTCGTCGCCATCTGTTTTGCCGCCATCGGTTTCAAGGCTGCGTCGGCGCTGTTCTGGCCGATTCCGCAGAGTTATCTGGATGCGCGCATCGCGGCGGCGGTGATCGCGCTGATCAACTCCATCGGCAACCTGGGCGGTTTCGTTGCGCCGACCGCCTTCGGTTTTCTTGAGCAGACCACCGGCTCCATCGAGGGCGGCCTGTACGGCCTGGCCGCCACTTCGCTGGTGGCGGCGGTGGTGATCTTCTTCGCCCGCATGGCACCCGGCGCCAAGGGCCAAACCCCGGCAAAGCCTGGCCGTGACACCGCCGTCGCGACGGCGACGAAAACGGCTGCCAGCCACTGA
- a CDS encoding glucarate dehydratase family protein, whose amino-acid sequence MKITRVTVTPIAFRDPPLLNASGIHEPFALRSIIEIESDNGYIGLGESYGDAPALAIQQQLQAQLIGLDPFNLNQLRRIVQATVAANKPASVAGAELAPGSHASKAVSNAYSAFEVAFLDLQARYLNVPLVDLLGGALRDEVPFSAYLFFKYAQHVDSPYKPDDWGEALSEQQIVAQAARMIEAYGFKSIKLKAGTLPPEHEVACIKALKRAFPGLPLRIDPNGNWSLETSIRMAELLGDDLQYYEDPTPGLDGMAELHKRTGLPLATNMVVTDFDEFRRSVERNSVQIVLADHHYWGGLRDTQTLAKMCDTFGLGVSMHSNSHLGISLMAMAHVAASVPNLDYACDTHYPWQAPDEEVIKGGKLPIVGGCVKITRAAGLGVELDYAQLGKLHDQYLTCGIRQRDDVRQMQRYKPDWKAVKPRF is encoded by the coding sequence TTGAAAATCACCCGCGTGACCGTCACCCCGATTGCCTTCCGCGATCCGCCGCTGCTCAACGCCAGCGGCATCCACGAACCCTTCGCGCTGCGTTCGATCATCGAGATCGAGAGCGACAACGGCTACATCGGCCTGGGCGAAAGCTACGGCGACGCCCCGGCGCTGGCGATCCAGCAGCAGTTGCAGGCGCAGTTGATCGGCCTCGACCCGTTCAACCTCAATCAGTTGCGCCGTATCGTGCAGGCCACCGTCGCCGCGAACAAACCCGCCAGCGTGGCCGGCGCCGAACTGGCCCCCGGCTCCCACGCCAGCAAAGCGGTGAGTAACGCCTACTCGGCGTTCGAAGTGGCGTTTCTCGACTTGCAGGCGCGCTACCTGAACGTGCCGTTGGTGGATCTGTTGGGCGGTGCGTTGCGCGATGAGGTGCCGTTCAGCGCCTACCTGTTCTTCAAGTACGCGCAGCACGTGGACTCGCCCTACAAGCCGGACGACTGGGGCGAGGCGCTGAGCGAACAGCAGATCGTCGCCCAGGCAGCGCGGATGATCGAGGCCTACGGCTTCAAGAGCATCAAGCTCAAGGCCGGCACCTTGCCGCCGGAGCACGAAGTGGCGTGCATCAAGGCGCTGAAGAGAGCGTTTCCCGGCCTGCCGCTGCGCATCGACCCCAACGGCAACTGGTCGCTGGAAACGTCCATCCGCATGGCCGAGCTGCTCGGCGACGATCTGCAGTACTACGAGGATCCGACCCCGGGCCTCGACGGCATGGCCGAGCTGCACAAACGCACCGGCCTGCCGCTGGCGACCAACATGGTGGTCACCGATTTCGACGAGTTCCGCCGCAGCGTCGAGCGGAACAGCGTGCAGATCGTGCTTGCCGACCACCATTACTGGGGCGGCCTGCGCGACACCCAGACCCTGGCGAAGATGTGCGACACCTTTGGCCTCGGCGTGTCGATGCACTCCAACTCGCACTTGGGCATCAGCCTGATGGCCATGGCCCATGTGGCCGCATCGGTGCCGAACCTCGATTACGCCTGCGACACCCACTATCCATGGCAAGCGCCGGACGAGGAGGTGATCAAGGGCGGCAAGCTGCCGATCGTCGGGGGCTGCGTGAAGATCACCCGTGCGGCGGGGCTGGGCGTCGAGCTCGATTACGCGCAACTGGGCAAGCTGCATGACCAATACCTGACCTGCGGGATCCGCCAGCGTGACGATGTGCGGCAAATGCAGCGGTACAAGCCGGACTGGAAAGCGGTCAAGCCAAGGTTCTGA